The Oikeobacillus pervagus sequence AAGACTATGAAGAAATAGAGTATTAAAGAAGAAAGCCCACGATTCTTTTGTAAATCGTGGGCTTTTGACTGGAAAAAGTAAGGAAGATGAGATGTACCACCATATGTGGACACTTTAGTTGAGGTTCTATGCACGACTTTCAAGAAGATATGAGCGACTTTTGAAATATATGTGCGATTTTCAAAGAGATATGAGCGACTTTTTGAAATATATGAGCGACTTTCAAGGAGATATGAGCGACTTTTTGAATATATGTGCGACTTTCAAGGAGATATGAGCGACTTTTTGAATATATGTGCGACTTTCAAGGAGATATGAGCGACTTTTTGAAATATGCACGACTTTCAAGAAGATATGAGCGATCTTTGAAATATATGTGCGATTTTCAAAGAGATATGAGCGATTTTTGAAATATATGTGCGATTTTTTTAATATATCGATTATTTGACAAAAAACGACATAATCAGGCGATTGTTCACAACACCCATATTCCTCAAAAAACCAATTTTTGAATAAAAAAATGCCTCTGGCGGCATCGCATTGTTAGTTTATCTTGTAATCGCATTTTCCCATTTACGTATGCGCCGTAAGCTTGAAAGAGAACAACCCGAATGACTGAAGGTGAAGATGTGGTTATTTCCCTATCTTACTTATGTAACCATTCTTGGAATTGTGACGATATTGATTGCAATGGCCTTTATTGATCATATGCGCTCCCAGTTAGCCCTTACATTACTAATAGTACTCATTGTCATAGGTTCCTATTATCTGTTTCATAAAAATAATGAGAGGAAAGTGGGGATTGAAGAGGTTAAGGACTCAGAATCCATTCATACTTAAGGACTATTAATTGAACAGTCTTAAGTTCGTTCGATCATTTTTTAGTATTTCATTGAATGAAATCGCTTACAAATTTTTATCTGCGGTTTATTAAATCGTGGATTTTTTAATTCCTTTTAAAAAAATGCTTTCAAGCTGATAACATCAAAAATCGCCTGTTTTGGAGTCGGAAACATATGTTTTGGGGGGATATTTTCTGTTTTCAGTACTGAAAGCTAATTTGTCAGGGGCAAAATCTTTCTTTTATAGTGACTGTAAGATTTAAAAATTAAGGAGGATTTTACCATGAAAAAATTATTAATCGATGACAAACTGATGATCCTTTTACCACAATTGGCTGTGAAAATAGGATTAAATGAGGCGATTTTTCTTCAGCAGCTACATTATTGGTTAGGAAAAAGCAAACATCAATATGTAGGGAAAAGATGGGTTTATAACACATTAGGGGGCTGGCAAAAGCAATTCCCCTTTTGGTCTGAAAGCACATTAAAAAGAATGATTAATAGTCTGCAAAAAAAGGGATTCATCCTTATTATGAAAAATAGAAAAACAAAATGGTACACGATCGACTATGAAAAAATAGAGGAACTTATTCAAACAGACGAGAAGTCGATGGGTCAACATGAACAAATAGGGGGTCAAATGGATCCAATGTCGGCTCAAAATGAACCGATCCTTGGTTCAAAACGGACGGATGAACAGGTCATAATGAACCGCCTATTAACAGATAGTACAACAGAGAATACTTCAGAGAATTCGACAGAAATAATGAAGGAGCAATATTTATATGAAACAGCTATAACCTTTTTTGAACAAAACGGATTTGGAAAAAGAACATCGTCTACAACCAAAAAAATTACGATATGGAGTGAAAAATTATCTGAAGAGCTTGTTCTCCATGCAATGAACATGGCAGCAAATAGGGGAATTACAAACTGGAATTATGTCGAGGCCATATTAAGAAATTGGGAAAATCAGAATATCCAATCCATTGAGCAACTAAACCACAATACAAGATCTTATCCAACACGAGACTCTCAAAGAACATCACTACGAGTTGAAAAGCTTCCACAATGGTTTATAGAACAGACAGATCAACCCAAAACCCAAACAACAGAACCTCCCGATGCCAATTTTGAAATTGAAAAAGAAAAACTACAAGAAATGCTGAGAAAACGGCTAGAGAAACAAATGGTACAAACAACATAAATCTTCTAGTTTCTAAGGATGTGAATATGGAAAAATCCTAGGAAGCATATGTGGAAAAAAGTTTAAAAAAAGTAAAGGAAAAAGACATGAGCAAATAGCAAAAGCACATCATTATCATTTCGATTTGTTTACATTGACTTTTCTCGTTTTGGGTCATTTGTTAGTCTTTAGTGATTCGATTAGCGAGCAAAACGACCCTATATGGTAAAATAATGATAAGAATTTGAATGGGGATGGTGCAAAAATGCCGATATACAACAAACTTGTTCGTGACTATATTCCGGAAATTATACAACGCCAAGGAAAAGTATGTAAAACGAGAATATTAAACAAGGAAGAATATATAACAGAATTAAAGAAGAAGAAGTAAGGAAGAATTGCTAGAATACTTAAACTCAACGACCAATGAAGAAGCATTGGAAGAATTAGCCGATTTATTTGAAATTATCCATTCACTCGTAAAGGTTCATGGTGCGGATATTGAAAAATTGGAAGAGATTCGTAGACAAAAAGCTGTCCAACGTGGAGGCTTTCAAGAAAGAATTTTCTTAATTGAGGTTGAGGACGAATGACGAAAGTAACGCTTATTACCGAGTATTTAGGGGAGGAACTAATTCCAAAAATAGAAAAAGCAGATTCTGTTTGTGTGTTGACTTCTTTCGTCATGAAGTCAGGTGTTCAACTATTGTCCGAAGCATTGTGGAAAGCGGTAGAGCGTGGGGCAGAAGTGAAAGTATGTACAGGTGATTATTTATATATTACGCAACCAGATGCGCTTAAAATGTTATATGAAATACATGAAAAAATGGAAATCCGTTTATTTCGGAGTGGGGGGAAATCATTTCATCCGAAAGCTTATTTGTTAAAGGAAAAAAATGCGAACACCCTTTTTGTTGGTTCATCCAATTTGTCCGGATCGGCCTTTACAACGGGGATTGAGTGGAATATTTCAATTAGCGAAAATCATGAAGTATATGAACAGGCATTAAATGAGTTTTCAAAGTTATTTCAACATGAGCAAACCATCCCTATTAATAAAGAATCGATCCATACATATGAAAAAGAATATAGGGAATATCATCAAAGAAATCCGAATATTATTCATACTTGGACAAGCGCAGAAGAAATAGATTTGATGTTACCAGTAAGGAAAAAGAACTCGGAATTTGTAGTAGAAAACAAAGAACATTATGGAACCATTGAACCCCGATTTGCACAAGTAGAGGCTTTAAACCAGTTGGAGCAAACGATAGAGGAAGGATACAACAAGGCAATGGTTGTGATGGCAACCGGTCTTGGGAAAACCTATTTAGCCGCCTTTTTTGCTCGTAAATTTAAACGGGTATTATTTATTGCCCATCGGGAGGAAATTTTACATCAAGCTCAAGCCTCTTTTAATAAGGTCATCCCTGATAAAACTTCTGGTATTTACAATGGATTTTTAAAAGAAGATGGAGATTTTATCTTTGCTTCTGTTTTTACTTTAAGTATGAAGCAACATCTGCAACATTTTAAACGCGATGAATTTGATTTAATTGTAATTGACGAATTTCATCATGCAGCTTCGCAATCTTATCAAAAAATGATCGATTATTTTCAACCAGAATTTTTACTTGGCATAACAGCAACACCAGATCGAAACGACCAAAAAGATGTATATGCAATTTGCGATGGGAATATTGCCTATAGGATCGATTTTATTGAAGCCGTCCAACGCGGGTGGTTAGCCCCTTTCCATTATTATGGAGTCTATGATGATACGGACTATAGTCAAATTCGCTGGTTAGGTTCGAAATATGATCAAGAACAACTTCTACAG is a genomic window containing:
- a CDS encoding DnaD domain-containing protein, which gives rise to MKKLLIDDKLMILLPQLAVKIGLNEAIFLQQLHYWLGKSKHQYVGKRWVYNTLGGWQKQFPFWSESTLKRMINSLQKKGFILIMKNRKTKWYTIDYEKIEELIQTDEKSMGQHEQIGGQMDPMSAQNEPILGSKRTDEQVIMNRLLTDSTTENTSENSTEIMKEQYLYETAITFFEQNGFGKRTSSTTKKITIWSEKLSEELVLHAMNMAANRGITNWNYVEAILRNWENQNIQSIEQLNHNTRSYPTRDSQRTSLRVEKLPQWFIEQTDQPKTQTTEPPDANFEIEKEKLQEMLRKRLEKQMVQTT
- a CDS encoding DEAD/DEAH box helicase family protein gives rise to the protein MTKVTLITEYLGEELIPKIEKADSVCVLTSFVMKSGVQLLSEALWKAVERGAEVKVCTGDYLYITQPDALKMLYEIHEKMEIRLFRSGGKSFHPKAYLLKEKNANTLFVGSSNLSGSAFTTGIEWNISISENHEVYEQALNEFSKLFQHEQTIPINKESIHTYEKEYREYHQRNPNIIHTWTSAEEIDLMLPVRKKNSEFVVENKEHYGTIEPRFAQVEALNQLEQTIEEGYNKAMVVMATGLGKTYLAAFFARKFKRVLFIAHREEILHQAQASFNKVIPDKTSGIYNGFLKEDGDFIFASVFTLSMKQHLQHFKRDEFDLIVIDEFHHAASQSYQKMIDYFQPEFLLGITATPDRNDQKDVYAICDGNIAYRIDFIEAVQRGWLAPFHYYGVYDDTDYSQIRWLGSKYDQEQLLQAQLKEEMAQKILLAWEEHKQTRSLIFCSSIRQANFLSQFFNRSGYQTVSLHSKQQDIGRKEAINQLEEKKLDAIFTVDLFNEGIDIPSVDTILFARPTESLTVFTQQIGRGLRLHSSKSHCVIIDLIGNYRNADIKLSLFQVELKKTKNRKIAPVIPESCEFNLDIQSINLLEELRKKRQPRKEKLKNAYMQLKEELGRRPTYQELFLNGTIEVIQYYKEFKSYFAFLHWAEELTEKEIELYIRYENWLKEIEKTGMQKSYKMIVLLGMLKKGKHNWYRSTTPEEIAPFFHHYLMEKEYRKRIDFSDKSSRTLWKYEEKKVANLIAKMPMSKWSGSSQGMISFEKNIFKLNFDVLNEDEDILFHWTREVCEKRLMEYFARKGE